CATCAAGCCGAGCTCGGGATGGCGAAAGGTGCGCTTCCAGTCCGCCGGTTTTAGGGAACGCAACAGGCAATTCCATCTTTGCTGCAGCGATTCCAGAAGGACGAGCGAGACCTCCGGCGGAGTGCCGCGAACGTCGCCCAAATTGGCCCACAATTCCTCATGGTAGGGCTTAATGGTTGGTTCATCCTCAGTGAGCGCCAGCTTGAACCGAATGAAGGCATTCATGTGACTGTCGGGCACGTGATGCAGCACTTGGCGGACCGTCCAGCCGTCCGGCCGATAAGGTGTGTCCAGTTGCTGCTCGGATAGTCCCTTCACCGCTGCCCGCAGGTTTGCCGGAGCTTCCTCGATTTGGTCAAGCAAGCGCTCGCGTTCTTCTGGCAAAATACTCTTTGGGGGGACAAACTTTCCGATGGGATACCTCAGGTCTGCCATGTTTCCTCTCCATGCTTATCAGACTGTGCGACCCTGACCCGTTCACCACATCAGACAAGCTGAGCACAGGAAGAGTTGCAAAAATATGCCGCTAGCACCCTCATTGCAAGCCCGGCTCGAAACCCAACTTGACTCGCTCGATTTGGCCTTGGCCGGGGCCAATGAGACCACGCTGCGGCAGCGTCCACCTTCAGGTAAGTGGTCGGCGTACGAAAATCTGGCGCACCTGGTCCGTCATCATGCGTCAACCATGTACCGTTTGCAGCTTATTTTGAAGGAAAACCGCCCAACTCTGCCCAGCTATCGCGCGGACAGCGACCCCGAATGGACGGCAACAGTCGCCTTGCCGAGCGCAGAATTGCTCAAAAAGTTAAGAGGGCTTCGCCAACAATTTATCGAAATGGCGGGGCGACTCTCATCGGAGCAGTTGGCCCGTGTGGGCATTCACCCGGCCTTCGGGGCGCTCTCAGTTTCCCAGTGGATTGATTTCTTTCTGATCCACGAGGCGCACCATCTCTACGTGATCATGAACCGCCGCCTAGGGCGCGATTGAGTCAGATCACGCCGCTTTCCCCAGATCGCGTCCGCGCCGGCGTGCCAGCATCGCCAGGGCGAGTGCGGCTGGGGCGGTTATGCCTACTGCGGTGAGGACCTTGCCTAGGCCCGAGCCGGACTCTCTCCAGCCGCCGTGAATCTCAGTCCCCGATTCCATTGGCTTAAACAGTGCGCCCGAGCTGTCGCGCGCCGACTTGCGGTCGCTAATGAGCTTGTGGACTTGGCGTGCCATATAGCGCTCCGTCAGTCTTGGCATCAGTTTGCCGCTGATCCGCCCCACCTTTCCGCGACGGCCGACAACAACTTCGGGACGCGGGTTCAGGGCGAGATCAACAATCGTATCAATCACCTGCTCAGGGTCATAAACGGGCGGAATCGGCTCCACTGGATGCCCGCTGTGGTTCGCGGCATGTTCAAAAAAGGGAGTATCCATAGAGGTCGGCATTACGGTGCAAACATATATTGCGTCCTCCCGGTTGGCTTCCAGTTCCTGGCGCAGGCTCATGCCCAGCCCACGAACCCCGTGTTTAGAAGCAACATAGGAAGCGTAATACGGTGATGAACCCTCTGCCAGGTAGGAAGCAACGTTGATGAGAGTGCCGTCGCCCTGCTCACGAAACTGGCGTACAGCGTAATAGGACCCATACATTGCGCCCAGCAGGTTGGTGGCAATTACCTGCTCATGCTCTTCCATCGGGACTTCATCAAAGCGTCCAATCGTGGCCACGCCAGCGTTATTTACCCAAACGTCAATCCGGCCGAATTCCTCCACCGCCCGGCGCGCCAGCTTTCTGACCTCGTCACGGTCGGTGACGTCCGCATCCACAGCAATGGCCTGGACTCCCAGCGATTGACACTCCCCAGCCAGGTCCCGGAGAAGACGTTTACGCCTGGCGGCGAGCACGAGGTGTGCTCCAGAATCGGCAAACTTTAGGGCCGCTCCCTTGCCAAACCCGCTGGATGCTCCGGTGATGACGACGACGCGATCGCGCAGGCTTTTGTGGTCTGCCCCATAGTTGTGAATATGACTCATAACTCCCTCCCGCCAGAAAGATGGAGGCCCTGGCAGTCGAGATGTCTGCAAATCTCCTCGAAAGCCGGTTGCGGACAACACCATGAACAATAAGCGAATCTCTTGCATGTGCCGTGGCAAGAGCCATATGTCGAGATGGCAGCCCAGTGTTGACGCCGCAAATTTAGGCGGGAACGGATGAATCCATGCTGTGGGCGTTGGTGGCGATCCTTTTTGTGCTGTGGGTGCTCGGGCTGGGACTGAACTTCAGCGGAGGACTGATCACCTACCTGCTGTTGATTTCGCTGGCCGCCTTGTTATTAAAACACTTACGACGTAATCGCCTTGCTCCCTGACCTGTCACTTCCCAAGAGTGTTACTGCGGGGGCACAAATCCAGAAGCTAGTCTAGGGGCCGCGGCATCAAACGGGTATAATTGAGACATTCCGGCGCAAGGAATAGTCCATCCTCAACAAGTGAGCTTCGATGTCCAATAGACTTAAAGCAACCATCCTGAGTATTTCTCTGGCATTGGTCGTGTTCGTAGCGGCAGGCGGCCTGGTGGTGCGCGCTTCCAGCAATGACGGCGCTTACCGGCAGCTCGGCGTTTATAGCGAAGTTCTTTCACGCATTCGCAGTGAATACGTGGAAGAGCCCAACATTCCGCAGGTGACCGATGGCGCCCTTCACGGGCTGCTTGAGTCGCTGGATGCGAATTCCAGCTACTTGAACCCGCAGCAATATAAGGAATACAAGGCCCACAAGAAAGAAGGCAAAGGTGACATCGGCGCAGCAATCTCTAAGCGCTATGGCTATGCCGCAGTCATTGCAGTCGTTCCGGGTGGACCAGCTGACAAAGCTGGCCTCGAAGGCTCGGACATCATTGAGGCCATCGAAACCAAGAGTACGCGCGACATGTCCTTAGCCGAAGTCCGCGACATCCTTGCCGGGCCTCCCGGATCTACCATCAGCGTCTCAGTAGTGCGCGCGCGCCGCGCCGAACCGCAGAAAGTGACCCTCACGCGCGAGATCGTGAACTTGCCCCCGGTAAGTGACAAGCTGTTGCAGGACGGAATTGGCTACATCAAGGTCAGCGTCATCAACAAGGGCAAGGCGCAGGAGATCGCTAACGACCTGAAGACCCTGCAACGTGATGGGGCCAAGAAACTGATCCTCGATCTACGTGACAGCGCTGATGGAGACGAAGCCGAAGGCGTCGCAATCGCCAATTTGTTTTTGAATCATGGAGTCATTACCTACCTGCAAGGTCAGAAGTATCCTCGCGAGACTTTTAATGCTGACCCGCAGAAGGCACTCACCAACCTACCGTTAGTGGTGCTGGTCAACCGCGGCACGGCAGGTGCGGCCGAAGTAGTGGCGGGCTCGGTCCTGGAGAATGCCCGCGGCGACGTTGTCGGGGACAAGACCTTCGGCGCGGGATCCATCCAGAAGCTGATTGAGATTCCCGACGGTTCGGCCCTGATTCTTTCTATAGCGAAGTACTACACCCCGAGCGGCAAAGCTATTCAGGACGCAGCCATCACCCCCAACATTCTGGTGGCAGACGCTAATCAGGACGCGGTATTGCCGGACGAAGACGGAAACGCCTTACCGCGCGATGAAGAGAAGAAAATCGAAAAACAGCAGGAAGACGAACAGTTGAACAAAGCCATTGACGTCCTGCGCAGCCGGCAAGCCAAGAACTAGATTCTGTCATTTCGAACAGTCGTCATTCCGACATATCCCTGCAACTGTCTCTGAAGAGCGGGCCGGCGCGAAAACACGCGCGGATACGATCGCTGCGGACGCCGTCCACTCCACCAATGGGTTGATAACCATTCGGCGATTTTGAGCGATATTGCTTGACATCAGCGGCTCCAGAGTTCATCTTTTGCTGCGCCAAGCAGGCCAGGGGTAGTCACAATGAACTCACAAAAGGTGGTCCTTATAACCGGGAGCAGCAGCGGTTTCGGCCGAGTGATTGCTGAGACCTTGGCGCGGAAAGGCTATCGCGTATTCGCCTCAATGCGGGATTCCAACACTAAAAACGCAGCGCGTCGCGAGCAGCTGCTGCAATTGGCCTCGAGCGAGAAGCTGGCGCTTAGCGTGGTGGACCTCGACGTTACCGATGAACGCTCCGTCGAGCGTGCCGTCGCCGAAGTGATTGCGGATGCGGGAAGAATCGATGTTTTGATCAACAACGCGGGCTACGCACTATGGGGACTGACGGAGGCATTCACGCTCGAGCAGGCGCAGCGCATCTTCGACACGAATTTCTTCGGAGTGGTGCGCATGAACCGCTGCGTGCTGCCGCACCTGCGACGCCAACGTTCGGGACTTATTATTCACGTCTCAAGCGGGGCAGGCCGCGCCGTCTTACCGGGCATGGGCCTCTACACGGCAACGAAATTCGCGCTCGAGGCTCTTGCTGAAAGCTATCGGTACGAGCTCTCGCAGCAGGGCGTCGATTCCATCAGCTTGGAGCCGGGACCCTTTGCGACCGAGATCTTCGGTAAGACCGAGCCTGCCGCCGACGTGGCGAGGTCCGCTGAGTACGGCGAAACCGCGAAGGTGCCGCAATCGGTATTCTCAGCCATCGTGTCTTCTGCGGTGCCGGTACAAGAAGTTGCGGACCTAGTCGCCAAATTGATCGAAACACCGGCAGGCCACCGCCCAATGCGGACTCTTATCGGACCAATCGTTGGCGCTCTGCAACCTATCAATGACACGGCTGGCCAAATTCAACGCGAGATCCTGACCTCCATGGGCATGGGGAACCTGCTGACCGTGACAAGTGCGAAGTCAGAGGCTGCGTAAAAGGGGGACCGCACGCCCCTCAGCGACTAAAGCCGTCAGTTCAAAAGATGCTTGTGGCACGGCTGGAATCCCCGCCCTCGTGAGCTAACTGCCCACATCTTCCCCCGGGCAGATGCCTTAGACACTCTCTCAAAATCCAGGGTCACTCAAATCATCAATCCTGAGGCCTTTCTCTGATGGGAAACGCCTCGTCGCTCTGTTATTCCTCTCCTCCACCTTAAAAACCAGCTGGAACTGCGAGGTAGAGGTTTATGCGAAGCGCACTAAAATTAATCGGTTATGTCTTTTTGGCGGCCTGCCCAGGCTTCGCCTCTATCAACGTGGCGGCGAAGGCTTCGGGAGCAAGCTCCCCCATCGCGTTGGCGGCAACAGCCAGCTCAAGCAATGCGATTACCGGCTGGACTATTTATGTGGATTCAAGCCTCGTCTTCCGGCAGAACACCTCTGCCACCAGCATCAGCCAGTCCGTCAGCATGAGTACTGGAACCCACACGGTAGTAATGAAAGCATGGGACGCTACCGGTGCGAATGGTAGCGCGTCACTGACGGTAAACGTGGCCGGATCAGGAGGTGGTGGCGGAGTCGGCGGAGGTGGGTTGATTCCTAGTCCTCCTTCGAGCGCGCAAGTTTATAGCAACGTTGACGAGATGAGCGGCTGGCATGGCTGCAGCGCATGTGCGAACGGCACAACCGGAATCTTTTGGTTCAAGCAGGGTGTCACCAACCCAGCAATTGACGGTAAGTCAATGCAGACCTACCTCAAGGGTGGATACAATCTATGGGCCGATAACCTGTTCGTGCGCAAATTTGGAAACCAGAATTGGGCCAACCACGTCATCTGGAGCATTACCTTCCAGTGGAACGCTCCTAAAACCAAACAACCGAACGGCCGTTACGTCGCCCAAGCGATGGAATTTGATGCCTACTTTTCAACCCACGGCTTCAAATATCTGTGGGGCACGCAGTGCGACTACGGCGGCGGCCATTGGGACATCTGGAACAATACCAAACACTATTGGCAGCACACGGCGGTAGCGTGCCAGAAATGGGCGCCGGGAACCTGGCACACGGTCAAGTGGTATTTGGAGCGCGATCCTAACAAGAAATATCTGCATTACGCAGTGCTGCAAGTTGACGGCACCCAATACAACATCAACACCTGGCTGCCTGCCGTGGCCACGAGTTGGGGTGACGACTTCGGCATCCAGTTTGAGCAGGACACGGACCTTTATGGCGATCCCTGGTACATGTGGGCAGATAAAATCCACGCAACCATCTGGTAGAGAGCTAGCTCGGGAATCTCTCCAGACCGTCGCAATAATGAACACTGTAAGACCTGCGCTCTGACTTCATCATGACACGATGGAGGAGAGTCCTGTGGCTTGGTGCATAGCGGCGATCTCGTAGTGTAACGATTTCGGGTCATAACGGGACAAGTATTTGCGTCTCTCTTCG
The window above is part of the Terriglobales bacterium genome. Proteins encoded here:
- a CDS encoding S41 family peptidase, which codes for MSNRLKATILSISLALVVFVAAGGLVVRASSNDGAYRQLGVYSEVLSRIRSEYVEEPNIPQVTDGALHGLLESLDANSSYLNPQQYKEYKAHKKEGKGDIGAAISKRYGYAAVIAVVPGGPADKAGLEGSDIIEAIETKSTRDMSLAEVRDILAGPPGSTISVSVVRARRAEPQKVTLTREIVNLPPVSDKLLQDGIGYIKVSVINKGKAQEIANDLKTLQRDGAKKLILDLRDSADGDEAEGVAIANLFLNHGVITYLQGQKYPRETFNADPQKALTNLPLVVLVNRGTAGAAEVVAGSVLENARGDVVGDKTFGAGSIQKLIEIPDGSALILSIAKYYTPSGKAIQDAAITPNILVADANQDAVLPDEDGNALPRDEEKKIEKQQEDEQLNKAIDVLRSRQAKN
- a CDS encoding SDR family oxidoreductase; amino-acid sequence: MNSQKVVLITGSSSGFGRVIAETLARKGYRVFASMRDSNTKNAARREQLLQLASSEKLALSVVDLDVTDERSVERAVAEVIADAGRIDVLINNAGYALWGLTEAFTLEQAQRIFDTNFFGVVRMNRCVLPHLRRQRSGLIIHVSSGAGRAVLPGMGLYTATKFALEALAESYRYELSQQGVDSISLEPGPFATEIFGKTEPAADVARSAEYGETAKVPQSVFSAIVSSAVPVQEVADLVAKLIETPAGHRPMRTLIGPIVGALQPINDTAGQIQREILTSMGMGNLLTVTSAKSEAA
- a CDS encoding putative metal-dependent hydrolase, whose protein sequence is MADLRYPIGKFVPPKSILPEERERLLDQIEEAPANLRAAVKGLSEQQLDTPYRPDGWTVRQVLHHVPDSHMNAFIRFKLALTEDEPTIKPYHEELWANLGDVRGTPPEVSLVLLESLQQRWNCLLRSLKPADWKRTFRHPELGLMDLDTTLAMYAWHGRHHTAHVTSLRARKGWN
- a CDS encoding DUF5670 family protein; translated protein: MLWALVAILFVLWVLGLGLNFSGGLITYLLLISLAALLLKHLRRNRLAP
- a CDS encoding SDR family oxidoreductase, with the protein product MSHIHNYGADHKSLRDRVVVITGASSGFGKGAALKFADSGAHLVLAARRKRLLRDLAGECQSLGVQAIAVDADVTDRDEVRKLARRAVEEFGRIDVWVNNAGVATIGRFDEVPMEEHEQVIATNLLGAMYGSYYAVRQFREQGDGTLINVASYLAEGSSPYYASYVASKHGVRGLGMSLRQELEANREDAIYVCTVMPTSMDTPFFEHAANHSGHPVEPIPPVYDPEQVIDTIVDLALNPRPEVVVGRRGKVGRISGKLMPRLTERYMARQVHKLISDRKSARDSSGALFKPMESGTEIHGGWRESGSGLGKVLTAVGITAPAALALAMLARRRGRDLGKAA
- a CDS encoding DinB family protein, which produces MPLAPSLQARLETQLDSLDLALAGANETTLRQRPPSGKWSAYENLAHLVRHHASTMYRLQLILKENRPTLPSYRADSDPEWTATVALPSAELLKKLRGLRQQFIEMAGRLSSEQLARVGIHPAFGALSVSQWIDFFLIHEAHHLYVIMNRRLGRD